Proteins from a single region of Syntrophales bacterium:
- a CDS encoding SufD family Fe-S cluster assembly protein → MLDAFDKDLLKTVADLEGLPKGAYNIRKNGRLLAREVSANIQIESLEDNRGIVVTIKPGTVNESVHIPVILSQAGLNDVVYNRFIIGEKSDVTIIAGCGIHCGGADPEGHEGLHEFQVGRKAKVRYVEKHYATGPGRGKRSLNPSTRVVLAEGAQAEMELTQIGGVDEANRVNEAVLGPGSVLLVTERVMTEGSQRAVSRNSLVLEGDDSRANLVSRSVIKDDSVQDFFATLEARARCFGHIECDAILIGNGRNETIPSLKAFHPEAELTHEASIGKIANDQLMKLMSLGLSYEEAVNRIIQGFLR, encoded by the coding sequence ATGTTGGATGCTTTCGATAAAGACCTGCTGAAGACGGTGGCGGACCTGGAGGGGCTTCCGAAGGGGGCCTACAACATCCGAAAAAACGGGCGTCTCCTGGCCCGGGAGGTATCCGCCAACATCCAGATCGAGAGCCTCGAGGACAACCGGGGCATCGTCGTCACCATCAAGCCCGGAACGGTGAACGAATCGGTTCATATCCCCGTCATTTTAAGCCAGGCGGGCTTGAACGACGTCGTGTACAACCGCTTCATCATCGGCGAGAAGTCCGATGTGACGATCATCGCCGGTTGCGGGATCCACTGCGGCGGAGCCGACCCGGAAGGCCACGAGGGGCTCCACGAGTTCCAGGTTGGCCGGAAGGCGAAGGTCCGCTATGTGGAGAAGCATTACGCCACCGGCCCCGGCCGGGGCAAGCGGTCCCTGAACCCCTCCACCCGGGTCGTCCTCGCCGAGGGCGCCCAGGCGGAGATGGAGCTGACCCAGATCGGCGGAGTCGACGAGGCGAACCGCGTCAACGAGGCCGTCCTGGGGCCCGGCAGCGTGCTCCTGGTGACCGAACGAGTCATGACCGAGGGGAGCCAGCGGGCCGTCTCGCGAAACTCCCTGGTCCTGGAGGGGGACGACAGCCGGGCCAACCTGGTGTCCCGGTCCGTCATCAAAGACGACTCGGTGCAGGACTTTTTTGCCACGCTGGAGGCCCGGGCCCGGTGCTTCGGCCACATCGAGTGCGACGCCATCCTCATCGGAAACGGCCGGAACGAGACGATCCCCTCCCTCAAGGCCTTTCACCCCGAGGCGGAGCTGACCCACGAGGCCTCCATCGGCAAGATCGCCAACGACCAGCTCATGAAGCTCATGAGCCTGGGGCTGAGCTACGAAGAGGCCGTCAACCGGATCATCCAGGGGTTCCTGCGCTGA
- a CDS encoding SDR family oxidoreductase, whose amino-acid sequence MDLGLKNRVAAVAGGSMGLGLAVAKALGREGVRLAIGALDDPALPAAADEIRRETGAEVLAVAADVSDPAQAKAFVSKTVERYGTLDILVNNAGGPPSVPFLDIDDGMWEKGFHLNLLSTIIMTREAVPVMKEKRWGRIINMTSISVKQPIDGLILSNTIRSGVIGLAKSLSNELAPFNVTVNSVCPGYTLTERVRSLSRTVAEKTGTTPEAVIAKWEADIPMKRLGTPEEFAALVAFLASESAGYITGAAIQIDGGWYKGVM is encoded by the coding sequence ATGGATTTAGGATTGAAGAACCGGGTGGCCGCGGTGGCCGGAGGGAGCATGGGCCTGGGGCTGGCGGTGGCAAAGGCGCTGGGGCGGGAAGGCGTCCGCCTGGCCATCGGCGCCCTCGACGACCCGGCCCTGCCGGCGGCAGCGGATGAAATCCGGAGGGAAACGGGGGCCGAAGTCCTGGCCGTGGCGGCGGACGTGTCCGATCCCGCACAGGCAAAGGCCTTTGTCAGCAAGACCGTCGAACGTTACGGCACGCTGGACATCCTTGTGAACAACGCCGGGGGGCCGCCGTCGGTGCCTTTCCTGGATATCGATGACGGGATGTGGGAGAAGGGCTTCCACCTGAACCTGCTGTCCACCATCATCATGACCCGGGAGGCCGTCCCCGTCATGAAGGAGAAGCGGTGGGGACGCATCATCAACATGACCTCCATCTCCGTGAAGCAGCCCATTGACGGCCTGATCCTGTCCAACACGATCCGCTCGGGCGTCATCGGCCTGGCCAAGTCCCTATCCAACGAGCTGGCGCCGTTCAACGTCACGGTCAACAGCGTCTGCCCGGGCTACACACTGACGGAGCGCGTCCGGAGCCTTTCCCGGACCGTTGCCGAAAAGACGGGCACGACGCCCGAAGCGGTGATCGCCAAGTGGGAGGCGGACATCCCCATGAAGCGTCTGGGGACGCCGGAGGAGTTCGCGGCCCTGGTGGCTTTCCTGGCCTCCGAGTCCGCCGGCTACATCACCGGCGCCGCCATACAGATCGACGGCGGCTGGTACAAAGGGGTCATGTAA
- the rfbB gene encoding dTDP-glucose 4,6-dehydratase has protein sequence MMFENLLVTGGCGFIGSNFIRFLLERNDFTGRIVNLDKLTYAGNPDNLTEVAERYPGRYVFEHGDVCDAACLEDLFDRHGIDGVCHFAAESHVDRSIRRPESFIHTNILGTFQLLERAKARGAAFRLFHHVSTDEVYGSLGPTGLFTEDMPYRPNSPYSASKAASDHLVRAYSETFGLPATISNCSNNYGPYQFPEKLIPLMVLNGLEGKPLPVYGDGRNVRDWLYVEDHCEAIWLIMREGKRGETYNIGGNAEMENIAIVHLICALLDELAPAENGESRERLITYVADRPGHDRRYAIDFSKLAGELGWRPRQSFAEGLRKTVAWYLANRPWIEGIRTGAYRSWIEEHYGKEA, from the coding sequence ATGATGTTCGAAAATCTCCTCGTGACGGGAGGATGCGGATTCATCGGGAGCAACTTCATCCGGTTTCTCCTGGAACGGAATGATTTTACCGGCCGCATCGTCAACCTCGACAAGCTGACCTACGCAGGCAACCCGGACAATCTGACGGAAGTCGCGGAGCGATACCCGGGACGTTATGTCTTCGAGCACGGCGATGTCTGCGACGCCGCGTGCCTGGAGGACCTCTTCGACCGGCACGGCATCGACGGGGTCTGCCATTTTGCCGCCGAATCGCACGTGGACCGGTCGATCCGTCGCCCCGAGAGCTTCATCCACACGAACATCCTGGGGACCTTCCAACTCCTGGAGCGGGCCAAGGCCCGGGGGGCCGCCTTCCGGCTCTTCCATCACGTGAGCACCGACGAGGTTTACGGGAGCCTCGGTCCGACGGGTCTCTTCACCGAGGACATGCCCTACCGTCCCAACAGCCCCTACTCGGCCTCGAAGGCCGCCTCGGACCACCTGGTCCGGGCCTATTCGGAGACCTTCGGACTTCCCGCGACGATCTCCAACTGCTCCAACAACTACGGTCCCTACCAGTTTCCGGAGAAGCTGATCCCCCTGATGGTTCTTAACGGCCTGGAGGGCAAGCCCCTGCCGGTCTACGGCGACGGCAGGAACGTCCGGGACTGGCTGTACGTGGAGGACCACTGCGAGGCCATCTGGCTGATCATGCGGGAAGGGAAGCGGGGGGAGACGTACAACATCGGAGGCAACGCGGAGATGGAGAACATCGCCATCGTCCACCTGATCTGTGCGCTCTTGGATGAACTGGCGCCGGCGGAAAACGGGGAGTCCCGGGAGCGGCTGATCACGTATGTCGCGGACCGTCCGGGCCACGACCGCCGCTATGCCATCGACTTTTCCAAACTCGCCGGAGAGCTGGGATGGCGGCCCCGCCAGTCCTTCGCGGAGGGCCTGCGGAAGACGGTGGCATGGTACCTGGCGAACCGGCCGTGGATCGAGGGGATCCGGACCGGGGCATACCGGTCCTGGATCGAGGAGCATTACGGCAAAGAAGCCTGA
- a CDS encoding tetratricopeptide repeat protein — protein sequence MDKSALSNRSTLLLLLAAVFLLAGCGSVALQVKANSALQNKRYDEALAAYQEILKSDPNNVEALKGIGETYLKMKKGPEAVPALEKAYKADPDRRTIINLGLAYAETGNYGKAIDTWDVLLAREPDSNIANLVKKQRLLATYKDASQQAKNALAQERALISSGLVAEQEAVSSPAKQETVREAPPPRSSKKATRSRTSRKSRTATKEKPRAEVKAVAPSPKPGSTAATRPKAAAIPKEKLDKAFPVNDNIIAVSPFGDKGNTEKTKHLRKALAAMIITDLSKAKGIQVVERIRLQKLLDEMKLGQSGIVDPATSPRIGRLLGAGKIVSGGMLGAGADDLHILRILTSVATGKDLGDQDARGKTEEFFKLQKAIVFGILKDLGIKLTPADEQIINRYATRSYQGLLLYGEGLDWQDLGEWDKAIDAFTRCVNVDPTGPCGSALAGSPSSGEAASSAEAVVTSITVATEADVAAAQAAGVGGGGGGGGH from the coding sequence ATGGACAAGTCTGCACTCTCGAATCGGAGCACGCTCCTGCTGCTCCTGGCAGCGGTTTTCCTTTTGGCGGGCTGTGGCTCCGTTGCTCTCCAGGTAAAGGCCAACTCGGCGCTCCAGAACAAGCGTTACGACGAGGCGCTGGCGGCCTACCAGGAAATCCTGAAGTCGGATCCGAACAACGTGGAGGCCCTCAAGGGAATCGGCGAGACATACCTCAAAATGAAGAAAGGACCCGAGGCCGTCCCCGCCCTGGAGAAGGCCTACAAAGCCGACCCGGACCGGCGGACCATCATCAACCTCGGCCTGGCCTACGCGGAGACAGGGAATTACGGGAAGGCGATCGATACCTGGGACGTCCTCCTGGCCCGAGAACCCGACAGCAACATAGCCAACCTGGTGAAAAAGCAAAGATTGCTGGCAACCTACAAGGACGCATCCCAACAGGCGAAGAACGCCCTTGCCCAGGAGAGGGCACTGATATCGAGCGGACTCGTTGCGGAGCAGGAGGCAGTATCTTCCCCGGCCAAGCAGGAAACCGTCCGGGAGGCACCGCCCCCCAGGTCCTCCAAAAAGGCCACACGAAGCCGGACCAGTCGCAAGTCGCGGACCGCTACGAAGGAAAAGCCCCGGGCGGAAGTGAAAGCTGTCGCTCCATCGCCAAAGCCCGGCTCCACAGCCGCGACCAGGCCCAAGGCGGCAGCCATACCGAAGGAGAAGCTGGACAAGGCCTTCCCGGTGAATGATAACATCATTGCCGTGTCCCCCTTCGGGGACAAGGGAAACACGGAAAAGACGAAACACCTTCGGAAGGCCCTGGCGGCGATGATCATCACCGACCTGAGCAAGGCCAAGGGGATCCAGGTGGTGGAACGGATCAGGCTGCAGAAGCTGCTGGACGAGATGAAGCTCGGCCAGTCGGGGATTGTGGATCCGGCCACTTCGCCCCGGATCGGACGGCTCCTGGGGGCCGGCAAGATCGTCTCGGGCGGCATGCTCGGCGCCGGTGCCGACGACCTGCACATCCTTCGGATCCTGACCAGCGTCGCCACAGGGAAAGACCTGGGAGACCAGGACGCCCGCGGGAAAACGGAGGAGTTCTTCAAGCTTCAGAAGGCCATCGTCTTCGGCATCCTGAAGGATCTGGGGATCAAGCTGACGCCTGCCGACGAGCAGATCATCAACCGGTATGCAACACGCTCCTACCAGGGACTGCTGCTTTACGGTGAGGGGCTCGACTGGCAGGACCTGGGGGAATGGGATAAGGCGATCGACGCTTTCACCCGCTGCGTGAACGTCGATCCGACCGGCCCCTGCGGATCAGCCCTCGCGGGCTCGCCGTCGTCCGGAGAAGCAGCCTCCAGCGCGGAAGCGGTTGTCACATCCATCACGGTGGCGACCGAGGCCGACGTAGCGGCCGCTCAGGCTGCCGGTGTTGGGGGAGGCGGTGGTGGTGGCGGCCACTGA
- a CDS encoding CsgG/HfaB family protein, which translates to MIPSGRFPFFLILLCAVALTGWWSLSVEAGAARKTGKIHLAVLYFENECIADREKLDAFQKGIAETLIADLGRLGRLQVVERERLDALLSEMKLQQSGLTDPASAVRLGRILGVQALLMGSYTAIGDMIRIDARIVEVETGLILKAEEVTGRTDDFFQLETSLVEKIAAGLDAPLTTEERSLLTRAGGRSFAAFLEYSRGLDEMDRRKWREAEKAFTEALRIDPGFEQAAQKRRELQLKRGVKRP; encoded by the coding sequence ATGATCCCCTCCGGGCGATTCCCGTTTTTCCTCATCCTGTTATGTGCTGTGGCCCTGACCGGGTGGTGGTCCCTGTCGGTGGAAGCCGGTGCGGCCCGTAAAACCGGGAAAATCCACCTGGCGGTTCTCTATTTCGAAAACGAATGCATTGCTGACCGGGAAAAGCTCGACGCCTTTCAGAAAGGAATTGCGGAAACGCTCATCGCCGACCTGGGCCGCCTGGGTCGCCTGCAGGTCGTGGAGAGGGAACGGCTGGACGCCCTGCTGTCGGAGATGAAACTCCAGCAGTCGGGCCTGACGGACCCGGCCTCGGCGGTCCGGCTCGGCAGGATCCTCGGTGTCCAGGCCCTCCTGATGGGCAGTTACACGGCCATCGGAGACATGATCCGCATCGACGCCAGGATCGTGGAGGTGGAAACCGGCCTCATCCTGAAGGCCGAGGAAGTCACCGGACGAACGGACGACTTCTTCCAGTTGGAGACCTCCCTCGTGGAGAAAATCGCCGCTGGTCTGGACGCGCCGCTGACGACGGAGGAACGGAGCCTCTTGACGCGGGCGGGCGGACGATCCTTTGCCGCTTTCCTGGAATACTCCCGGGGGCTCGACGAAATGGACCGCCGCAAATGGCGGGAGGCGGAAAAGGCATTCACAGAGGCCCTCCGGATCGACCCGGGCTTCGAGCAGGCTGCTCAGAAACGAAGGGAACTGCAGTTGAAAAGGGGGGTGAAGCGGCCTTGA
- a CDS encoding NlpC/P60 family protein — protein MTALCRFHCVPAWKPFAAVLLALCFLPGILTGCGARKGVVWRERPVAEKAKPVRRELARMNYTIQAGAFARVENAARLTEGLRRQGLDATYFKAREGLYKVRFGNFQTREAARERAEALRRSEVIEEFYIVAPEDYAVSKRKALGDAYLRKELVKTAASYIGVPYLWGGTSAETGFDCSGLAMTVYQLNGLDLPRSSREQFEDGTTVSMDDLQEGDLVFFATSGSGNVSHVGIYVGSGVFIHAPGKGKAIGRESLARDYYRKRFLGGRTYL, from the coding sequence ATGACGGCTCTTTGCCGCTTTCATTGTGTCCCTGCCTGGAAACCCTTTGCCGCCGTGCTGTTGGCCTTGTGTTTCCTTCCCGGGATTCTGACCGGATGCGGAGCCCGGAAGGGGGTTGTCTGGCGGGAGCGACCTGTTGCCGAGAAGGCGAAACCCGTGCGGCGAGAACTGGCCCGGATGAATTACACCATCCAGGCCGGGGCGTTCGCCCGCGTGGAGAACGCCGCTCGCCTCACGGAAGGTCTCCGGCGCCAGGGTCTCGATGCTACCTATTTCAAGGCCCGGGAGGGACTGTACAAGGTCCGCTTCGGGAACTTCCAGACCCGGGAGGCGGCCCGTGAGCGCGCGGAAGCGTTGCGGCGCTCGGAAGTGATCGAAGAGTTCTACATCGTCGCCCCGGAGGATTACGCCGTTTCCAAAAGGAAGGCCCTGGGAGACGCTTACCTGCGGAAGGAACTGGTCAAAACGGCGGCGAGCTATATCGGCGTTCCCTACCTTTGGGGCGGAACGTCCGCGGAAACGGGATTCGACTGCAGCGGCCTCGCCATGACGGTCTACCAGCTCAACGGCCTGGATCTTCCCCGTTCCTCCCGGGAGCAGTTCGAAGACGGGACCACCGTGTCGATGGATGATCTGCAGGAGGGGGACCTTGTCTTCTTCGCCACGTCCGGAAGCGGAAACGTTTCCCATGTAGGGATCTACGTCGGGTCGGGGGTCTTCATCCACGCTCCGGGAAAGGGCAAGGCGATCGGCCGCGAGTCTCTGGCCAGGGACTACTACCGGAAACGGTTTCTCGGTGGCCGGACATACTTGTAG
- a CDS encoding ATP-binding cassette domain-containing protein — protein sequence MLDLKNIVFSVEDGPDENGGNGGIRRIIDGIDYSFERGKFYAITGPNGSGKTTLAKLIMGINPVTEGSILFQGENITGYSITERAKAGISYSFQQPARFKGITFRDLLSIASGTDEEIQLLALLRRVGICSLSFLDKPVDSKLSGGEIKKIELATTIARNPKVAIYDEPDTGIDLWTIGPMVNLLKREQAEHGTTTLVVSHNRAFLEVADVVLIVNGGRFAYEGDLKGALPLLSDMSICNYKACVRIDDVGCFR from the coding sequence ATGCTGGATCTGAAAAACATTGTCTTTTCCGTGGAGGACGGTCCCGACGAAAACGGGGGGAACGGCGGCATCCGCCGCATCATCGACGGGATCGATTACAGCTTTGAACGGGGCAAGTTCTACGCCATCACGGGGCCCAACGGGAGTGGGAAAACGACGCTGGCGAAGCTCATCATGGGAATCAATCCCGTAACGGAAGGCTCCATCCTGTTCCAGGGCGAGAACATCACCGGGTACTCCATCACGGAGCGTGCGAAAGCCGGGATATCCTACAGCTTCCAGCAGCCAGCCCGGTTCAAGGGAATCACCTTCCGGGATCTCCTGTCCATCGCTTCCGGCACGGACGAGGAAATCCAGCTTCTGGCCCTGCTCCGCCGCGTGGGCATCTGCTCCCTGTCGTTCCTGGACAAGCCGGTGGACTCCAAGCTCTCCGGCGGCGAGATCAAAAAGATCGAACTGGCCACGACCATCGCCCGGAACCCCAAGGTGGCCATCTACGACGAGCCGGACACGGGAATCGACCTGTGGACCATCGGGCCCATGGTGAACCTGCTCAAGCGGGAGCAGGCGGAGCACGGGACGACGACGCTGGTGGTGAGCCACAACCGAGCCTTCCTGGAGGTAGCCGACGTGGTTCTCATCGTCAACGGCGGCCGCTTCGCCTACGAGGGTGATCTGAAGGGTGCCCTTCCTCTCCTGAGTGACATGAGTATCTGCAACTACAAGGCATGCGTGAGAATCGACGATGTTGGATGCTTTCGATAA
- a CDS encoding OsmC family protein — protein sequence MALHTFRAESVLEEGMAVANTVRGFTLTADEPKTMRGTDTGMNPVEMLLCALGSCLCITARFLARPSRIDLQEFRVSVEGTLDPDGFIRGKEGVRPGYQEIRMTMTIRSSSPREEVEAFLGLVRARCPVSDSLLKGVPVREEAEILDGEISR from the coding sequence ATGGCATTGCACACGTTCCGGGCCGAATCGGTCCTGGAGGAGGGGATGGCAGTGGCGAACACCGTGCGGGGATTCACCCTGACGGCGGACGAACCGAAAACGATGAGAGGGACCGACACAGGCATGAACCCCGTGGAAATGCTCCTGTGCGCTCTCGGTTCCTGCCTCTGCATCACGGCACGGTTCCTGGCCCGTCCCTCCAGGATCGACCTTCAGGAATTCCGCGTCTCCGTGGAGGGAACCCTGGACCCGGACGGATTCATCCGGGGAAAGGAAGGGGTGCGTCCGGGATACCAGGAAATCCGTATGACGATGACCATCCGCTCGTCTTCTCCCAGAGAGGAGGTCGAGGCCTTCCTGGGGCTTGTCAGGGCCCGTTGCCCCGTCAGCGACAGCCTCCTCAAGGGAGTGCCGGTTCGGGAGGAGGCGGAAATCCTGGATGGGGAAATTTCCCGTTGA
- a CDS encoding CsgG/HfaB family protein, translating into MNGTRRASCLIYILAAVLLVGSFACHAAEETVRQPKGGWLVAVFPLEDLSASEETRGLGEKIAAALTDGFARSGKVRVVERSRLHEILKGMNPGVSGVPDERYAVRAGLLLGANAVVLGSFHKYRDSVRISVRVVKTETAEILSTGKGTGKFTRLRELEEKLTADVLLQLSSQIP; encoded by the coding sequence TTGAACGGAACCCGAAGGGCTTCCTGTCTGATTTACATCCTGGCGGCCGTCCTCCTTGTGGGATCCTTTGCATGCCACGCCGCGGAAGAGACCGTCCGGCAGCCGAAAGGCGGCTGGCTGGTCGCCGTCTTTCCCCTGGAGGACCTGTCGGCCTCGGAGGAGACGAGGGGCCTCGGGGAAAAAATTGCCGCGGCCCTCACGGATGGATTCGCCCGCTCCGGAAAGGTCCGGGTCGTGGAGCGGTCGCGGCTGCATGAGATCCTGAAGGGGATGAATCCGGGAGTATCGGGGGTTCCGGACGAGCGATACGCCGTTCGGGCGGGCCTGCTCCTGGGGGCAAACGCCGTGGTCCTCGGATCCTTTCACAAATACCGGGATTCGGTCAGAATCAGTGTCCGGGTTGTCAAGACGGAAACAGCCGAGATTCTATCCACGGGAAAGGGTACCGGGAAATTCACCCGGCTGCGAGAACTCGAGGAGAAGCTGACTGCGGATGTTCTGCTGCAGCTTTCGTCCCAGATTCCATAG